A genome region from Variovorax paradoxus includes the following:
- a CDS encoding DoxX family protein, producing MTTNESRGWTIAARALMAVIFLVAGVRKLMTYGATLGYFAKLGIPLPDVVLPLTIALEVGGGLLLVAGWRVRWVASALAIFTLATAFTAHAFWSADAAQFAGQLNNFLKNVAMVGGFLLLIAHAAASERKAGP from the coding sequence ATGACGACGAACGAATCGCGCGGCTGGACCATCGCTGCGCGCGCATTGATGGCGGTGATCTTCCTGGTGGCCGGCGTGCGCAAGCTCATGACCTACGGCGCCACGCTCGGCTACTTCGCCAAGCTGGGCATTCCGCTGCCGGACGTGGTGCTGCCGCTGACCATCGCCCTCGAGGTGGGCGGCGGGCTGCTGCTGGTCGCCGGCTGGCGCGTGCGGTGGGTGGCATCGGCGCTGGCGATCTTCACGCTCGCCACGGCTTTCACCGCGCATGCGTTCTGGTCCGCCGACGCGGCGCAGTTCGCCGGGCAGCTCAACAACTTCCTGAAGAACGTGGCGATGGTCGGCGGCTTCCTGCTGCTGATCGCCCACGCGGCGGCCAGCGAGCGCAAGGCTGGGCCCTGA
- a CDS encoding MFS transporter — MTPQSLEAAGGGASASADAIDIPALIDSQPVSAFQKWILLLVGCAVVMDGFDVQAMGFVAPAIVQAWGIEKGALGPVFGAGLFGMLVGSLVLSICADRIGRRPVLLGATVFFALCMLATAFAHTLDQLLALRFITGIGLGGIMANASALASEYSPQRRRVTLMMWVSCGFTGGAVLGGLISAVLIPWGGWQAVFIFGGVVPLAIAALMARHMPESMQFLVLRGRRLDRVEQWLGRIAPGVRAGPDTRYVVHEAKQDGAPVVELFRAGRGPATLLLWGINFMNLLNLFFLANWLPTIAAESGYSGRTAVLVGTLLQVGGVIGTVAMGPLIDRVGFYRVLVPVFAVAVAAIAVIGQPALPLALLLAVVMVSGFCVVGAQPALIALASSVYPTTVRATGMGWSLGIGRAGSIVGPVLAGWLIGLHWTNSALFIAAAVPALLSCAMVLCMGRLKFTGATAAPSHPGDEQ, encoded by the coding sequence ATGACGCCGCAATCGCTGGAGGCTGCCGGCGGCGGCGCCTCCGCATCGGCCGACGCCATCGACATACCCGCGCTGATCGACAGCCAGCCCGTCAGCGCGTTCCAGAAATGGATCCTGCTGCTGGTCGGCTGCGCGGTGGTGATGGACGGCTTCGACGTCCAGGCCATGGGCTTCGTCGCGCCCGCCATCGTGCAGGCTTGGGGCATCGAGAAAGGCGCGCTCGGACCGGTGTTCGGCGCGGGGCTGTTCGGGATGCTGGTCGGCTCGCTGGTGCTCAGCATCTGCGCCGACCGCATCGGCCGGCGGCCGGTGCTGCTGGGGGCCACGGTGTTCTTCGCGCTGTGCATGCTCGCCACGGCCTTCGCGCACACGCTCGACCAGTTGCTGGCACTGCGCTTCATCACCGGCATCGGGCTGGGCGGCATCATGGCCAACGCCAGCGCGCTGGCCAGCGAGTACAGCCCGCAGCGCCGTCGGGTCACGCTGATGATGTGGGTGTCGTGCGGCTTCACTGGCGGCGCAGTGCTGGGCGGCCTGATCTCGGCCGTGCTCATTCCCTGGGGTGGGTGGCAGGCGGTGTTCATCTTCGGCGGCGTGGTGCCGCTGGCGATCGCCGCGCTCATGGCGCGCCACATGCCGGAGTCGATGCAGTTCCTGGTGCTTCGCGGCCGCAGGCTCGACCGCGTGGAGCAGTGGCTCGGCCGCATCGCGCCCGGGGTGCGTGCCGGCCCCGACACGCGCTACGTGGTGCACGAGGCGAAGCAGGACGGCGCGCCGGTGGTCGAGCTGTTCCGCGCGGGGCGCGGGCCGGCCACGCTGCTGTTGTGGGGCATCAACTTCATGAACCTGCTGAACCTGTTCTTTCTTGCGAACTGGCTCCCCACCATCGCGGCCGAGTCCGGCTACAGCGGGCGCACCGCCGTGCTGGTGGGCACGCTGCTGCAGGTGGGCGGCGTGATCGGCACCGTGGCCATGGGCCCGCTGATCGACCGCGTCGGCTTCTACCGCGTGCTGGTACCGGTCTTCGCCGTGGCCGTGGCGGCCATCGCGGTCATCGGGCAGCCGGCGCTGCCGCTGGCCCTGCTGCTCGCGGTGGTCATGGTGAGCGGCTTCTGCGTGGTGGGCGCGCAGCCGGCGCTCATCGCGCTGGCATCGAGCGTTTACCCGACCACGGTGCGCGCCACCGGCATGGGCTGGAGCCTGGGCATCGGCCGCGCCGGCTCCATCGTGGGACCGGTGCTGGCGGGCTGGCTCATCGGACTGCACTGGACGAACAGTGCGCTGTTCATCGCGGCGGCCGTGCCGGCGCTGCTGTCGTGCGCCATGGTGCTGTGCATGGGGCGCCTCAAATTCACCGGCGCCACGGCGGCGCCTTCACATCCTGGAGACGAGCAATGA
- a CDS encoding 3-hydroxybenzoate 6-monooxygenase has protein sequence MNKSIDTRPVLVAGGGIGGLAAALALVREGYRVKVIEQAGQIGEIGAGIQLSPNAFAACDALGVGEHLRAKAVYTEEMVMFDAIDAKRVAGISLSERFRERFGNPYAVIHRADIHGALLEGVKQTTDGIEFLTSTKVVHIEQDEHGVTLIDAQGGRHEGQAVIGCDGVRSAVRQQYVGDSIRVSGHVVFRAVVDTADFPQALRFTAPCIWVGPNCHLVHYPLKGGDKFNIAVTFHSDQPEEWGSMEGDPAEVQRYFRPTCEQVQQLLRIPKAWKRYSTADRNPIEQWTFGRATLLGDAAHPMVQYLAQGACTACEDAVTLGFALRREGGDWPRALALYERSRVARTARVVLSAREMGRIYHAKGVERLVRNSMWTGRPQERFYDALEWLYGWTAANCLDEVAA, from the coding sequence ATGAACAAATCAATAGACACCCGCCCCGTGCTGGTGGCCGGCGGCGGCATCGGCGGCCTCGCCGCCGCGCTGGCCCTGGTGCGCGAGGGCTACCGCGTGAAGGTGATCGAGCAGGCCGGCCAGATCGGCGAGATCGGCGCGGGCATCCAGCTGAGCCCGAACGCTTTCGCGGCCTGCGACGCGCTGGGCGTGGGCGAGCATCTGCGGGCCAAGGCGGTCTACACCGAGGAGATGGTGATGTTCGACGCCATCGACGCGAAGCGCGTGGCGGGCATCTCGCTGTCCGAGCGGTTCCGCGAACGCTTCGGCAACCCCTATGCGGTCATCCACCGCGCCGACATCCACGGCGCGCTGCTCGAAGGCGTGAAGCAGACGACCGACGGCATCGAGTTCCTCACGTCGACCAAGGTGGTGCACATCGAGCAGGACGAGCACGGAGTGACGCTCATCGACGCGCAGGGCGGCCGGCACGAAGGCCAGGCGGTGATCGGCTGCGACGGCGTGCGCTCCGCGGTGCGCCAGCAGTACGTGGGCGACAGCATCCGCGTGTCGGGGCACGTGGTGTTCCGCGCGGTGGTCGACACGGCGGACTTTCCCCAGGCGCTGCGCTTCACCGCGCCATGCATCTGGGTGGGACCCAACTGCCACCTGGTGCACTACCCGCTGAAGGGCGGCGACAAGTTCAACATCGCCGTCACCTTCCACAGCGACCAGCCCGAGGAATGGGGTTCGATGGAGGGCGATCCGGCCGAGGTGCAGCGCTACTTTCGCCCGACCTGCGAGCAGGTGCAGCAGCTGCTGCGAATCCCGAAGGCGTGGAAGCGCTATTCCACGGCCGACCGCAACCCCATCGAGCAATGGACTTTCGGCCGTGCCACGCTGCTGGGCGACGCGGCGCACCCGATGGTGCAGTACCTCGCGCAGGGCGCCTGCACGGCCTGCGAGGACGCGGTAACGCTGGGCTTCGCGCTGCGGCGCGAAGGTGGCGACTGGCCGCGCGCGCTGGCGCTGTACGAACGCTCCCGGGTGGCGCGCACGGCACGCGTGGTGCTGTCGGCGCGCGAGATGGGCCGCATCTACCACGCAAAGGGCGTCGAGCGGCTGGTGCGCAACAGCATGTGGACCGGCAGGCCGCAGGAGCGCTTCTACGACGCACTCGAATGGCTCTACGGCTGGACGGCCGCGAACTGCCTCGACGAGGTCGCCGCATGA
- a CDS encoding amidohydrolase family protein, with protein sequence MKNKIALEEHFAIDLTIADSQVYARPEVWQGLKSNLLDFEQQRLEKMDEWGTELSILSLNSPAVQGIPDAKRAIEVARRANDVLAEQIRRHPARFGGFAALPMQDPEAAARELERCVQQLGFHGFLVNGFSQVGDENTVVYYDDARFNDFWTAAATLKKPFYMHPRDPLLGREPIYEGAHWLTGPTWAFAMETAIHALRLMSSGMFDRHPALQMILGHFGEGIPFNIWRVDHILRKGRRGMPCDREIGDYLRSNVHITTSGNFRTPTLLSTMLEVGSDRIMYSVDYPFEKHEDAARWFDACEISENDRQKIGRDNARRLFGLA encoded by the coding sequence ATGAAGAACAAGATTGCGCTCGAAGAGCATTTCGCGATCGACCTCACGATCGCCGACTCGCAGGTGTACGCCCGCCCCGAAGTGTGGCAAGGCCTGAAGAGCAACCTGCTCGACTTCGAGCAGCAGCGCCTCGAGAAGATGGACGAGTGGGGCACGGAGCTGTCGATCCTGTCGCTCAATTCGCCCGCGGTGCAGGGCATCCCCGATGCGAAGCGGGCCATCGAGGTGGCGCGGCGGGCCAACGACGTGCTGGCCGAGCAGATCCGGCGCCACCCCGCGCGCTTCGGCGGTTTCGCGGCGTTGCCCATGCAGGACCCCGAGGCGGCCGCGCGCGAACTGGAGCGCTGCGTGCAGCAGCTGGGCTTCCACGGCTTCCTGGTCAACGGCTTCTCGCAGGTGGGCGACGAGAACACCGTCGTGTACTACGACGACGCGCGCTTCAACGATTTCTGGACGGCCGCGGCCACGTTGAAGAAACCCTTCTACATGCACCCGCGCGACCCGCTGCTGGGCCGCGAGCCGATCTACGAAGGCGCGCACTGGCTCACCGGACCGACCTGGGCTTTCGCGATGGAAACGGCGATCCATGCGCTGCGCCTGATGTCCAGCGGCATGTTCGACCGTCACCCCGCGTTGCAGATGATCCTCGGCCACTTCGGCGAAGGCATTCCGTTCAACATCTGGCGCGTGGACCACATCCTGCGCAAGGGCCGCCGCGGCATGCCTTGCGACAGGGAGATCGGCGACTACCTGCGCAGCAACGTGCACATCACCACCAGCGGCAACTTCCGCACGCCCACGCTGCTGTCGACCATGCTCGAGGTGGGATCGGACCGCATCATGTATTCGGTGGACTACCCGTTCGAGAAGCACGAGGACGCCGCGCGCTGGTTCGACGCCTGCGAGATCAGCGAGAACGACCGGCAGAAGATCGGCCGCGACAACGCCCGCAGGCTGTTCGGATTGGCATGA
- a CDS encoding tripartite tricarboxylate transporter substrate binding protein, translated as MLIRHVGAKLGEKWGQGVIVDNKPGGSGVIGMNAILSAPTDGYTFGFVQGSAISVAPSTIKGVSYDFNRDFVPVTLAAVAPFMLAVPASSPYKTLADFIAAARAKPQGVEVADNGRGTAPHLASALLGLQSGAQFLEVHYPGGAQAMQATLGGQTQMMVETYNVVAGNVQGGRMRVLASMGDRVEAGLESFPLASKTVPGAVAHGWFAVIAKKGVDPLVLAKLNKDMNEALLLPDVVAKSRELGTYPRPGTPEQLARYIADDRKTWQDVLDKLNIKPE; from the coding sequence GTGCTGATCCGTCATGTGGGCGCCAAGCTGGGCGAGAAGTGGGGCCAGGGCGTGATCGTCGACAACAAGCCCGGCGGCAGCGGCGTGATCGGCATGAACGCGATCCTGTCCGCGCCCACCGACGGCTACACCTTCGGCTTCGTGCAGGGCTCGGCGATCTCGGTGGCGCCCAGCACCATCAAGGGCGTGAGCTACGACTTCAACCGCGACTTCGTTCCGGTGACGCTCGCGGCCGTCGCGCCTTTCATGCTCGCGGTTCCGGCCAGTTCGCCCTACAAGACCCTGGCCGATTTCATCGCCGCCGCGCGCGCCAAGCCGCAGGGCGTCGAGGTCGCCGACAACGGCCGCGGCACCGCGCCTCACCTGGCTTCCGCGCTGCTGGGCCTGCAGTCGGGCGCGCAGTTCCTCGAAGTGCACTACCCCGGCGGCGCGCAGGCCATGCAGGCGACGCTGGGCGGACAGACGCAGATGATGGTCGAAACCTACAACGTGGTTGCGGGCAATGTGCAGGGCGGGCGCATGCGCGTGCTCGCGAGCATGGGCGATCGCGTCGAGGCCGGACTCGAATCCTTCCCGCTCGCGAGCAAGACCGTGCCCGGCGCGGTGGCACACGGCTGGTTCGCAGTCATCGCGAAGAAGGGTGTCGACCCGCTGGTGCTCGCGAAGCTCAACAAGGACATGAACGAAGCGCTGCTGCTGCCCGACGTGGTGGCGAAGTCGCGCGAACTCGGCACCTATCCGCGGCCGGGAACCCCTGAACAGCTGGCGCGCTACATCGCCGACGACCGCAAGACTTGGCAGGACGTGCTGGACAAGCTCAACATCAAACCGGAGTGA
- a CDS encoding MarR family winged helix-turn-helix transcriptional regulator, whose amino-acid sequence MKTLPQDHDLEKAIPFLLARAGARMGNAFAKALKPYGLALSEWRVCASLQHTPKQTLSELATHASTDLSALSRIVDRLAAHELVAREKCDTDKRAVRIALTERGLALTLELIPLAQHYEAVATSDFSAAEVKTLRAMLLRLYANATPLA is encoded by the coding sequence ATGAAAACCCTGCCCCAAGATCACGACCTCGAGAAGGCCATTCCCTTCCTTCTGGCGCGCGCCGGCGCGCGCATGGGCAACGCCTTTGCGAAGGCGCTGAAACCGTACGGACTCGCCCTGAGCGAGTGGCGCGTGTGCGCATCGCTCCAGCACACGCCGAAGCAGACCCTGTCGGAACTCGCCACGCACGCGTCGACCGACCTGTCGGCGCTGTCGCGCATCGTCGACCGGCTGGCGGCACATGAGCTGGTGGCGCGCGAGAAGTGCGACACCGACAAGCGCGCGGTGCGCATCGCGCTCACCGAACGCGGCCTGGCGCTGACGCTGGAGCTGATCCCGCTCGCCCAGCACTACGAGGCCGTGGCGACCTCGGACTTCAGCGCTGCGGAGGTGAAGACGCTGCGCGCGATGCTGCTGCGCCTGTACGCCAACGCGACGCCGCTCGCCTGA
- the rtcA gene encoding RNA 3'-terminal phosphate cyclase, with translation MKTERKTIELDGSQGEGGGQILRTSLALSMVTGQPMAIEKIRAGRAKPGLMRQHLACVNAAAEISGAEVGGAELGSQSLRFAPGTVRAGDYRFAIASAGSCMLVLQTVLPPLLLAGTASRVHLSGGTHNPMAPPFHFLERAFAPLVRRLGADLQLTLRRCGFYPAGGGEVEAEIVPAAGVLQPFDLMARGDAQTGYAECLAPGLPRHVSTRELDTLGGAMGWSGEQLRHGNARQNEGPGNALLATLAYDHVTEVFTAFGEKSLSAEQVAHGLVKELRAFQKSEAAVGPHLADQLALLLALAAWQGQKACAFTCSEVTEHTRTNCAVIERFLPVRFTIAESRQACTVRVSPD, from the coding sequence ATGAAGACAGAACGGAAGACGATCGAACTCGACGGTTCGCAAGGCGAGGGCGGCGGCCAGATCCTGCGGACCAGCCTTGCGCTGTCGATGGTCACCGGCCAGCCGATGGCCATTGAAAAGATCCGCGCGGGCCGCGCCAAGCCGGGCCTGATGCGCCAGCATCTTGCGTGCGTGAATGCCGCGGCGGAGATCAGCGGCGCGGAAGTCGGTGGTGCGGAGCTCGGTTCGCAGTCGCTGCGCTTTGCGCCCGGCACCGTGCGCGCGGGCGACTACCGCTTCGCGATCGCCAGCGCGGGCAGCTGCATGCTGGTGCTGCAGACCGTGCTGCCGCCCTTGCTGCTGGCCGGCACCGCCAGCCGCGTGCATCTGAGCGGCGGCACGCACAACCCGATGGCGCCGCCGTTTCACTTTCTGGAGCGCGCCTTCGCGCCGCTGGTGCGCCGCCTGGGCGCGGACCTTCAGCTGACGCTGCGCCGATGCGGCTTCTACCCGGCGGGCGGCGGCGAGGTCGAAGCGGAGATCGTGCCTGCGGCCGGCGTGCTGCAGCCTTTCGACCTGATGGCGCGCGGCGATGCGCAGACGGGCTATGCCGAGTGCCTCGCGCCCGGCCTGCCGCGCCATGTGTCGACGCGCGAGCTCGACACGCTCGGCGGTGCGATGGGGTGGTCCGGCGAGCAGCTGCGCCATGGCAACGCACGCCAGAACGAAGGCCCCGGCAACGCATTGCTGGCCACGCTGGCTTACGACCACGTCACCGAGGTGTTCACCGCCTTCGGCGAGAAGTCGCTGAGCGCGGAGCAGGTGGCGCACGGCCTGGTGAAGGAACTGCGCGCGTTCCAGAAGAGCGAGGCTGCGGTCGGCCCGCACCTGGCGGACCAGCTGGCGCTGCTGCTCGCACTGGCCGCATGGCAGGGACAGAAGGCCTGTGCCTTCACCTGCAGCGAAGTGACGGAACACACGCGCACCAACTGCGCGGTGATCGAGCGCTTTCTGCCGGTGCGCTTCACGATCGCCGAGAGCCGACAGGCCTGCACGGTGCGGGTTTCGCCCGACTGA
- a CDS encoding TerD family protein: protein MNSRLYLRRRWRVVAQPSNGALPPAYLATLHQELGAMGCTLSPTLDACLSTWNAEPFVEFHRTLLRDVRALKGAHREWKPLYPNFPDQVASASATTLFLNAVRHYASFGRQRPEEGALPRAALAEAERRAGLREIELGTQEDFERVFTQLAGARSSLSAQDREDLAWFVRFYRGKVHAWMPERFISKENLAVLGGMLLQVEDPGAQAFLETHLQTATDVLRLAVALGDGDVSLAAPAKFPRMKRPLRRWLLAMMDRSASVAEDMARRPEVFKRLGEVLHPGEYAKRFPAVAAAFDGVRNGVRPQGFNHHVERQLEARAIDDALALLPTRPGEFARRLDHVLRIAPEPDAVLARFREVADTASTAVLLQAMVHFRRRGEHALRSFFPKGETAKVFAIKDTRAPLQEGIAEAAALACETALLSRFAGLPPLGRCHVDPALRKYLVPFSQRSASKALRTLVRGSRLPMPDANIVRLFLWWKNGRARTDIDLSAALFNAQYKYIDVLAYYNLKGYGGVHSGDVVDAPQGAAEFIDLDVALLREKGVRYVVSSINSFTSQAFCDLPECFAGWMSREAAGSGEIFEPATVIDRVDVAADTTICLPAIFDLDAREVIWADVALKQYPLWNNVQSNLAGVSLMLRSLVEMSRPDLHTLFTLHATARGTVVEEAGEADTVFGVHEGITPFDMDRIRADFM from the coding sequence ATGAACAGCCGGCTGTATCTGCGTCGCCGCTGGCGCGTGGTGGCCCAGCCGTCAAACGGCGCCCTGCCGCCCGCCTACCTCGCGACGCTTCACCAGGAGCTCGGCGCGATGGGCTGCACGCTGTCGCCGACGCTCGACGCCTGCCTGAGCACCTGGAACGCCGAGCCCTTCGTCGAGTTCCATCGCACGCTGCTGCGCGACGTGCGTGCGCTGAAGGGCGCGCACCGCGAATGGAAGCCGCTGTACCCCAACTTCCCCGACCAGGTGGCAAGTGCGAGCGCGACCACGCTCTTCCTGAACGCGGTCCGCCACTATGCGAGCTTCGGCCGCCAGCGGCCCGAAGAGGGCGCGTTGCCACGTGCCGCCCTGGCGGAGGCGGAGCGCCGAGCCGGCCTGCGCGAGATCGAACTGGGCACGCAGGAAGACTTCGAGCGGGTCTTCACGCAACTGGCGGGCGCGCGCAGTTCACTGTCGGCACAGGATCGGGAAGACCTGGCGTGGTTCGTGCGCTTCTACCGCGGCAAGGTGCATGCGTGGATGCCCGAGCGCTTCATCTCGAAGGAGAACCTGGCCGTGCTCGGCGGCATGCTGCTGCAGGTGGAGGACCCGGGCGCGCAAGCGTTCCTTGAGACGCACCTGCAGACCGCGACCGACGTGCTGCGGCTGGCCGTGGCACTGGGCGACGGCGACGTGTCGCTGGCCGCGCCTGCGAAGTTCCCGCGCATGAAGCGCCCGTTGCGTCGCTGGCTCCTGGCGATGATGGACCGCAGCGCCAGCGTCGCCGAAGACATGGCGCGCCGGCCCGAGGTGTTCAAGCGCCTGGGCGAGGTGCTGCATCCCGGCGAGTACGCGAAGCGCTTTCCGGCCGTGGCGGCCGCGTTCGACGGTGTACGCAACGGCGTTCGGCCGCAGGGCTTCAACCATCACGTCGAGCGGCAGCTGGAAGCGCGCGCCATCGACGACGCATTGGCCCTGCTGCCGACGCGCCCGGGCGAGTTCGCGCGTCGCCTCGACCACGTGCTGCGCATCGCGCCCGAGCCGGATGCCGTGCTGGCGCGCTTTCGCGAGGTGGCGGACACGGCCTCCACCGCAGTGCTGCTGCAGGCGATGGTGCATTTCCGGCGCCGTGGCGAGCACGCCCTGCGCAGCTTCTTCCCCAAGGGAGAGACTGCCAAGGTCTTCGCCATCAAGGACACGCGCGCGCCTTTGCAGGAGGGCATTGCCGAGGCCGCCGCGCTCGCCTGCGAGACCGCATTGCTGTCGCGCTTCGCCGGGTTGCCGCCGCTGGGTCGCTGCCATGTCGACCCCGCGCTGCGCAAGTACCTCGTGCCTTTCTCGCAGCGCTCGGCGTCGAAGGCGTTGCGCACGCTGGTGCGCGGCAGCCGTCTGCCGATGCCGGACGCGAACATCGTGCGCCTCTTCCTCTGGTGGAAGAACGGACGCGCGCGCACCGACATCGACCTGTCGGCCGCGCTCTTCAACGCGCAGTACAAGTACATCGACGTGTTGGCCTACTACAACCTGAAGGGCTATGGCGGCGTGCACAGCGGGGACGTCGTCGATGCGCCGCAGGGCGCCGCCGAGTTCATCGACCTCGACGTGGCGCTGCTGCGCGAGAAGGGCGTGCGCTACGTGGTGAGCTCGATCAACAGCTTCACCTCGCAGGCCTTCTGCGACCTGCCCGAGTGCTTTGCGGGATGGATGTCGCGCGAGGCCGCAGGTTCGGGCGAGATCTTCGAGCCCGCCACGGTGATCGACCGGGTCGACGTGGCGGCCGACACCACGATCTGCCTGCCCGCGATCTTCGACCTCGACGCGCGCGAGGTGATCTGGGCGGACGTTGCGTTGAAGCAGTACCCGCTCTGGAACAACGTGCAGAGCAATCTTGCGGGCGTGTCGCTGATGCTGCGTTCGCTGGTGGAAATGTCCAGGCCGGACCTGCACACGCTGTTCACGCTGCACGCAACGGCGCGGGGGACCGTGGTCGAGGAGGCCGGGGAGGCCGACACCGTGTTCGGCGTGCACGAGGGGATCACGCCTTTCGACATGGACCGCATTCGCGCCGACTTCATGTAG
- a CDS encoding nucleotidyltransferase domain-containing protein yields MSNEEEFLRSAHPIEPAMRAQIMDGLRDIEAKHDVTVLFACESGSRGWGFASPDSDYDVRFIYVNRLPWYLTVQPRRDVIELPISGDLDINGWDLRKALGLMRESNPTLLEWLRSPIVYREDAQAMPRFRALSEAVFSNARGWHHYASMAKKNFREHLQADEVRYKKYLYVLRPLLAARWIRTQTGVPPMRFADLAQRTLDPVRDAALIAEINALLEVKMRAGEAATSPRWPGIHAFIESELAANAAEPVTPLPSSDGAGLDAFLCETVLRMDNGAAGVARAAVGAV; encoded by the coding sequence ATGAGCAACGAAGAAGAATTCCTGCGCTCCGCCCATCCGATCGAGCCCGCCATGCGTGCGCAGATCATGGACGGCCTGCGCGACATCGAGGCGAAGCACGACGTCACCGTGCTGTTCGCCTGCGAATCCGGCAGCCGCGGCTGGGGCTTCGCGTCGCCCGACAGCGACTACGACGTGCGCTTCATCTACGTGAATCGCCTGCCGTGGTACCTCACGGTGCAGCCGCGCCGCGACGTGATCGAGCTGCCGATCAGCGGCGACCTCGACATCAACGGCTGGGACCTGCGCAAGGCGCTGGGCCTGATGCGCGAGTCGAACCCGACGCTGCTCGAATGGCTGCGCTCGCCCATCGTGTACCGCGAGGACGCGCAGGCGATGCCGCGCTTTCGCGCGCTGTCGGAGGCGGTGTTCTCCAATGCGCGCGGCTGGCACCACTACGCCTCGATGGCGAAGAAGAACTTCCGCGAGCACCTGCAGGCCGATGAGGTGCGCTACAAGAAATACCTTTACGTGCTGCGTCCGCTGCTGGCCGCGCGCTGGATCCGCACGCAGACCGGCGTGCCGCCGATGCGCTTCGCCGACCTGGCGCAGCGCACGCTCGACCCGGTGCGCGATGCTGCGCTCATCGCGGAGATCAACGCGCTGCTCGAGGTGAAGATGCGCGCCGGCGAAGCCGCGACCAGCCCGCGCTGGCCCGGCATCCACGCGTTCATCGAGTCCGAACTGGCGGCCAACGCGGCCGAGCCGGTGACGCCGCTGCCTTCGTCCGACGGCGCCGGCCTGGACGCGTTCCTGTGCGAGACGGTGCTGCGAATGGACAACGGCGCGGCGGGTGTTGCTCGCGCCGCGGTGGGGGCCGTATGA
- a CDS encoding ribonuclease Z — MKLTFLGTSSGTPTRHRNVSGLAVQTVPSADWFLVDCGEGTQHRLLQTPLSLHDMAAVCITHVHGDHCYGLPGLLASAGMGKRTKPLTLIAPLPVWEWFETTRRLTDLHLPYEVTHVDVDTQALVYDAPGVRIERHVLRHRVPSHAYRVQVETRRTRLKADALRSVGLPPGPAWRALQTGEDVPFNGAVLRSADYAETQVDTASAVLGGDNAEPAMLRDACRGAQLLVHEATYTQDVLDKVGPGPMHSSARLLAEFAQAVDVPNLILTHFSARHQNEEGMSALMAETQAHYRGHAFLANDLDVYELGSDGRVAVTRADRT, encoded by the coding sequence ATGAAGCTGACTTTTCTGGGGACCTCGTCCGGCACCCCGACGCGCCACCGCAATGTCTCCGGACTTGCGGTGCAGACCGTGCCTAGCGCCGACTGGTTCCTGGTCGACTGCGGCGAAGGCACGCAGCACCGCCTGCTGCAGACCCCGCTCTCGCTGCACGACATGGCTGCGGTCTGCATCACGCACGTGCATGGCGACCATTGCTACGGCTTGCCGGGCCTGCTCGCGAGCGCGGGCATGGGCAAGCGGACGAAGCCGCTGACGCTCATCGCGCCGCTGCCCGTGTGGGAGTGGTTCGAAACCACGCGCCGGTTGACCGATCTGCACCTGCCGTACGAGGTCACGCATGTGGATGTCGACACCCAGGCGCTGGTGTACGACGCGCCCGGCGTTCGCATCGAGCGCCATGTGTTGCGGCACCGCGTGCCGAGCCATGCCTACCGGGTGCAGGTCGAGACGCGGCGCACACGGCTGAAGGCCGATGCGCTGCGGTCCGTCGGCCTGCCGCCGGGCCCGGCATGGCGCGCACTGCAGACCGGCGAGGACGTGCCTTTCAACGGCGCGGTGCTGCGCAGTGCCGACTACGCGGAAACGCAGGTCGACACCGCGAGCGCCGTTCTGGGCGGCGACAACGCAGAGCCCGCAATGCTTCGCGACGCATGCCGGGGGGCGCAGTTGCTGGTGCACGAGGCCACCTACACGCAGGACGTGCTCGACAAGGTCGGCCCCGGGCCGATGCACAGTTCCGCGCGCCTGCTGGCGGAGTTCGCGCAGGCCGTCGACGTGCCAAACCTGATCCTCACGCATTTCAGCGCGCGCCACCAGAACGAGGAAGGCATGTCCGCACTGATGGCCGAGACGCAGGCGCACTACCGTGGCCATGCGTTCCTTGCGAACGACCTGGATGTCTACGAACTCGGCAGTGACGGCAGGGTGGCCGTGACCCGGGCCGACCGAACCTGA